One window from the genome of Cyclobacterium amurskyense encodes:
- a CDS encoding response regulator codes for MKKNISDNNTENPGQIKRMNQESNYKLEISTKMVVLAQKLTSCDHFFLGALKNDTINVLTSSDQISSKEIKNTDSLFDILKNAIGFTEIKDLSEHKELNDSEFINHLNGVKHLSILPFKDPSETHNGFLIILNQETPVETSPIAENLGLLLPQALQLLHSSCGDLEDQVLSQAMALSQDLITVLKFDGQFIKVNKAFKTLLGYNEGELSNKPIVDYIHPNDVKNTIKQINLLMDGESTSSFSHRLKCSSGEYKTFAWRATGDLANKWIFAIGRDISEEKENEERLLASEEKFRSFFENSQGLMLTHDLDGNFLSFNNYGARLLGYTVEEMLNKTLWDIIPLKFRFEVDDYLKEIKETGKAQGLMTTAQANGQLKVWLYSNKMEKDHFGKSYVIGNSIDITERLRLEKRVQNAKEFLNQTNTMAKIGGWKVDLEKNSVNWTDITRSIFEVSDDFIPDLTNGINFYKQGYDRDKVKEVIDLAINYGKSWDEKLKIITESGKEIWVRTLGEAFIEDGKCLYLSGTIQDIDEEVRRENQLIQKEQMLLAISKATDELLSNNKVYEAIQNSLEIIGKSVGVDRIYYFENSLDENDEKISSQRFEWSAANVEPQINNPDLQNVPFEAFGDFMLPMENNEIFQAIISNLPEESDLRKLLDAQNIKSILTTPICTDNGFWGFIGYDDCTNEREWSKAELSLLKSFANSISNAIDRNTLESNLIESKEIAEKASLAKSEFLANMSHEIRTPLNGIIGFTDLLVKTELNETQNQYIGIVNQSAVALLNIINDILDFSKIEAGKLELDISKADIFELTGQATDVVSYQAQKKGIEMLLNIEKDLPRFILVDDIRLKQILINLLGNAVKFTDKGEIELKIHTIEKIEENKRIIRFEVRDTGVGITKEFQSRIFDAFMQEDGSTTKKYGGTGLGLTISNKLLSMMGSKLQLNSELNVGSTFYFDLVLSTEIGDIIKAPDNLTIKNVLVVDDNANNRLILKEIFSMNNIKMDEAQNGFDALQQIENNEYDVVLMDLNMPYMDGLETTKKIRENFTGERAQIPVLLLHSSAEDEYILKQCKELLINKRLPKPIKNNELFEALSKLAPSATSKTIAPEEINENKNLSEIKVLIAEDNSINMFLAKTIVLKVSPNVKIIEATNGLDAYELAIEHLPDIILMDIQMPIMSGHEATRKIKENQSTRNIPIVAITAGNIKGEKEKCMESGMSDFVPKPIVEKNITYIFDKWLKAPEKDDADKKESSEANDTSTVQEKIEEKSHFDVNKVKEYLGNEPEIIKEVLKLTIHELEQSKKVLSNHYNDKNLEGLSSEGHKLKGSALTAGLGKVYEIAITLEEMTTLDLVKSKKLIDMFIDENEIVRTLIDDYIANGN; via the coding sequence ATGAAAAAAAATATTTCAGATAATAATACGGAGAATCCCGGACAAATTAAAAGAATGAATCAAGAAAGTAATTACAAGCTTGAAATATCTACAAAAATGGTAGTTTTAGCTCAAAAATTAACTTCTTGTGATCACTTTTTTTTAGGTGCATTAAAGAATGATACAATAAATGTCCTGACCTCCTCTGATCAGATATCTTCAAAAGAAATAAAAAACACAGACTCCTTATTTGATATATTAAAAAATGCAATAGGATTTACAGAAATAAAAGACTTATCAGAACATAAAGAACTTAATGACAGCGAGTTTATCAATCATTTAAATGGGGTAAAACACCTTTCAATTCTCCCCTTCAAAGACCCATCGGAGACGCACAATGGTTTTTTAATCATTTTAAATCAGGAGACACCTGTTGAAACATCACCTATAGCCGAAAACTTAGGGCTATTATTACCACAGGCTTTACAATTATTGCATTCATCTTGTGGGGATTTGGAAGATCAAGTACTCAGTCAAGCTATGGCTTTGTCCCAAGATTTAATTACAGTATTAAAATTTGATGGGCAATTTATTAAAGTAAATAAAGCATTTAAAACTTTATTAGGTTATAATGAAGGTGAGCTTTCAAATAAACCAATTGTGGATTATATCCATCCTAACGATGTAAAAAACACAATTAAGCAAATTAATTTACTAATGGATGGAGAGTCTACCTCTAGTTTTTCCCATCGGTTAAAATGCAGTAGTGGAGAGTATAAAACTTTTGCTTGGCGAGCTACTGGTGATCTAGCAAACAAATGGATTTTTGCAATTGGTAGAGACATAAGTGAAGAAAAGGAAAATGAAGAAAGGCTGTTAGCAAGTGAAGAGAAATTTCGCTCCTTTTTTGAGAATAGCCAAGGCTTAATGTTAACCCATGACCTAGATGGAAATTTTTTAAGTTTTAATAACTACGGGGCAAGACTCTTGGGCTATACGGTCGAAGAGATGCTTAACAAAACCCTTTGGGACATCATACCATTGAAATTTCGATTTGAGGTAGATGATTACCTCAAGGAAATTAAGGAAACTGGCAAGGCCCAAGGCTTGATGACTACTGCCCAAGCGAATGGGCAACTGAAGGTTTGGTTATACAGTAATAAAATGGAAAAAGACCATTTTGGAAAAAGTTATGTAATTGGCAACTCCATTGACATTACTGAAAGATTACGATTAGAGAAAAGAGTTCAAAATGCCAAAGAATTTTTAAACCAAACCAATACCATGGCTAAAATAGGCGGATGGAAGGTAGATTTAGAAAAGAACAGTGTAAATTGGACTGATATCACTAGGTCTATTTTTGAGGTTTCTGATGACTTTATTCCAGACTTAACCAATGGAATAAACTTTTATAAGCAGGGATACGATAGAGATAAGGTGAAAGAGGTTATTGATTTGGCCATTAATTACGGTAAATCTTGGGATGAAAAGCTTAAAATAATCACTGAATCAGGAAAGGAAATCTGGGTAAGGACATTAGGTGAAGCCTTTATAGAAGATGGAAAATGCCTTTACTTGTCAGGAACCATACAAGACATAGACGAAGAAGTTAGAAGAGAAAATCAGCTTATTCAAAAAGAGCAAATGCTTTTGGCAATTTCTAAAGCTACAGATGAGCTCCTTTCGAACAATAAAGTGTATGAGGCCATTCAAAATAGCCTTGAAATAATTGGTAAATCTGTAGGAGTAGACAGGATCTATTACTTCGAAAATAGTTTAGATGAAAACGATGAGAAAATTTCTTCCCAAAGATTTGAATGGAGTGCAGCCAATGTAGAGCCTCAGATCAACAACCCTGATCTTCAAAATGTACCTTTTGAAGCATTCGGGGACTTTATGCTCCCTATGGAGAACAATGAAATTTTTCAGGCAATCATTTCAAACCTACCCGAAGAATCTGATCTTAGGAAATTGCTAGATGCACAAAATATAAAATCAATATTGACAACACCTATTTGTACCGACAATGGGTTCTGGGGCTTTATTGGTTATGACGATTGCACCAATGAAAGGGAATGGTCCAAAGCTGAACTTTCATTATTAAAAAGCTTTGCCAATAGCATATCGAACGCCATTGATAGAAATACTTTAGAAAGTAATCTTATCGAATCGAAGGAAATTGCTGAGAAAGCAAGTTTAGCAAAGTCTGAATTTTTGGCCAACATGAGTCACGAAATTCGAACACCACTAAATGGCATTATTGGTTTTACGGACCTTCTCGTGAAAACAGAACTCAATGAAACCCAAAATCAGTACATAGGAATTGTCAATCAATCTGCAGTTGCCCTGTTAAATATTATAAATGACATCCTGGATTTCTCAAAAATTGAAGCAGGAAAACTTGAATTGGATATTTCTAAAGCAGATATTTTTGAACTGACAGGTCAAGCAACTGATGTGGTATCCTACCAAGCCCAGAAAAAAGGGATAGAAATGTTGCTAAACATAGAAAAAGACCTTCCTAGGTTTATTTTAGTTGATGATATCCGGTTAAAACAGATATTAATCAACCTTTTAGGCAACGCTGTTAAGTTCACTGACAAGGGTGAAATCGAACTTAAGATCCATACAATAGAGAAAATTGAAGAAAACAAAAGAATAATAAGATTCGAGGTTCGGGATACAGGTGTTGGGATAACAAAAGAGTTTCAGTCGCGAATTTTTGATGCTTTTATGCAGGAGGATGGTTCTACGACTAAAAAGTATGGAGGAACAGGTTTGGGACTTACCATTTCCAACAAATTACTGTCTATGATGGGCTCTAAATTACAATTAAATAGTGAGCTTAATGTAGGTAGCACCTTTTATTTCGATCTAGTCCTTTCTACTGAAATTGGAGATATCATTAAAGCACCTGATAATCTCACTATAAAAAATGTTCTTGTAGTAGACGACAATGCAAACAATCGCCTTATCCTTAAAGAAATCTTTTCCATGAATAATATAAAAATGGATGAAGCCCAGAATGGATTTGATGCCTTGCAGCAAATCGAAAACAATGAATATGATGTGGTATTAATGGACCTGAATATGCCTTATATGGATGGTCTAGAAACCACTAAAAAAATAAGAGAGAACTTTACTGGAGAGAGAGCCCAAATACCCGTTTTACTGTTACATAGTTCCGCTGAGGATGAATATATTTTGAAGCAATGTAAAGAGCTTTTAATAAATAAAAGATTGCCAAAACCGATCAAAAACAATGAATTATTTGAGGCTTTATCAAAACTAGCTCCTTCAGCTACGAGTAAAACAATTGCTCCTGAAGAAATTAATGAGAATAAGAATCTATCTGAAATAAAGGTACTTATCGCTGAGGACAATTCAATTAATATGTTCCTTGCTAAGACAATAGTATTGAAAGTTTCCCCAAATGTTAAAATCATTGAAGCGACCAATGGGCTAGATGCTTATGAATTGGCTATAGAACATTTACCAGATATTATACTTATGGACATTCAGATGCCCATAATGAGTGGACATGAAGCCACACGAAAAATAAAAGAAAACCAAAGCACCAGAAACATTCCAATTGTTGCTATCACTGCAGGGAATATTAAAGGCGAAAAAGAAAAATGCATGGAATCGGGCATGTCTGATTTTGTACCAAAACCTATTGTTGAAAAAAACATAACTTATATTTTTGACAAATGGCTAAAAGCCCCTGAAAAAGACGATGCTGATAAAAAAGAATCTTCAGAGGCAAACGATACCTCAACAGTTCAAGAGAAAATTGAGGAAAAATCTCATTTTGATGTTAATAAAGTAAAGGAGTATTTGGGGAATGAACCTGAGATCATTAAGGAAGTATTAAAACTCACCATTCATGAATTAGAACAATCAAAAAAAGTGCTTTCAAATCATTATAATGACAAAAACTTGGAAGGATTGAGTTCTGAGGGCCATAAGCTAAAAGGTTCAGCCCTTACAGCTGGACTAGGGAAAGTTTATGAGATCGCGATAACTTTGGAGGAAATGACTACACTGGATTTAGTGAAATCAAAAAAGCTAATTGACATGTTCATTGATGAAAATGAAATAGTCAGAACCCTAATTGACGATTACATTGCTAATGGCAATTGA